atcGTTTTGATTAATCGGTTGTTTATGTCAAAAAATGCCCAGAGTCtgaggtgacgtcttcaaatttTGTTCcgccaacagtccaaaacccaaagatattcagtttaaaatgacacaaaacagagaaaagcagcaaatcttcacatttgagaagctggaacaagagACTGTTGGCATTAAATCCACGATCAGAAGTATTGAGGATTTCTTTTCTGTCAATCACTAATCGATGAATCGTGCCAGCTCTGTCTTAGACTTAGACGTTTAGAATGTAGTGGACATATTACCTGTCAGATGCTGTTCGCTGAGTCGACCGCTTCAGGTTGATCTCTGTGAACTAAGATGAAAAGAAGCCACTTGGTGGCAGTGTGTCTCCTGTCGTGTGTCAGGACAGACGGACGTCAGCGCTCTGCTGCGTCCTCTGCTCTGAATCTGTATCTTTATAACGTCAATATCAGGATAGGTTTCTATGTCAGTGATTGATAATTACACTGTTATTAAAGTAGCACCTCATTGTAGCATAGAAATTATTTTCCTATATTTGCAGTCAGTATTTTCGCACACGCGgttttttatgtgtcttttaAAGTTTAATTTTTCACTCCACAGACGCGTGAAGACGAGGCGTCTTCATGAAGGATGTGCCGTTTAGTCACATGCTGTGTTCACTTGAAGCATGTCgtgctgtaaaaaacatttaattgcCCATCACATTTCAGTGTAACATACGTGTCTTACCTCATATTTATGGCGACAGTGCaactatttattatttttatgccTTTATACATTTCATTATCTGTTTCTAAAGCTATCTATGAATGTTGGCCTTTTTTAAACGTTGCTtttgaaaagaataaataataaatgccTCCAGGAAGACTGTTATCACCCCTGAATGACTTTTCTAATCTGTTTCGGGTGACTTTTAAAAGCGTCCCGCACCACaaaatccatccatcatcagAATTTCAGTGATGAACTTGCAGAATTGTGTGTCGTATTGTGAACCTCCTGCTTCCAGGGGCTTGTGACCTTTGCCCTTTAAAGCCCCGTCTCTTCCTGTTATTGTGCCATCTGTGGACTTACAcccccttttccttttttctgcctTCTTATCGTTTCAACTGTTGAACGTGACACATTCCAGATGGAAGTAACTGTAATGAAGCTCAACAGCAACTGCGAGGAGATAACAGAGAGCAGCAAAGTGTCTCAgtgaaataaacacatgaagctTCCAAACATGCATGTCCCACAGCCTTTTCATTGCTCTGCTCTGAGTACAAAGTTCAACTGAGCTTCAGTggatacacacagtgtttgatgGAGTTTTATTGCATGTTAACAGGTGACCATGTTACAGCGCAGGAAGCCTACAGCAGCGTCCAGAAACAGATAAATAAGCGTCGAGTAATGTGAAGTATCTGTTAGATTTGTTATGAAAGGAAAACACTCATCTGTTCAGttacattttcatatttgcaGGATGTTTGTGTGGTTATGAGGATCGCTCTTATCTGGCGCTGGACAGAGTTGTTTACACACATTCCTGGTTTGGCGCTGAGATTTTAGAGGTTGCCATGAGTTCCTGTGGGAGCCAAGCagctttgaggaaaaaaaaaaaacaacgctTTCCTGCTTTCCTGTTTCAAACTGATCAGAtacatgataaaaaaaacaggaagtggattaTTAGAGGAAGGTGTCGGAGAGCCCATCTGCTCCGTAACAATCAGCACAATGAGTCTGTGAGACGAGACGTTGAACAATCTGTGCCTCTGGTGTTCTGAGGCACCGAGGCTGGATTCAGTTCTGTCGGATCTGTCGAACTCTTTCTCATCTCGGTTTTTTCCTTACGAGCAGATGTCAGACTGGCTGGTGCTGGCGTTGCTCAGCTTGCGTTGCTTCCCCGGGTCTCTGCTGCCTCCGTTGGGAGCGCTGGGCTGGATCCCCGCTCCCACCAGATCCTCAGTTCGCTCTCTGGGTAGGTAGTCCACCACAGCGTTGATCAGGTTGTTGCGGAAGCTCTTGCTGAGGAAGTTGTAGAGGATGGGGTTGGCGACGCAGTGGAAAAGAGACAAGCTCTGCACCACGCTGAAGGAGAAGTAGAGGACTTCCACCATGTTGCAGCTGAAGAGGAAGGGCTCGAGGTCATCTATGATCATCAGGAATAAGACCATGTGGTAGGGCAGCCAGCACACGACGAACACCAGGGAGTACACGTGCACCAGCCACACGTCCCTGCGGCTCTGCACATCTGGGTTTGCTTTAACTGCGCGAGCGATCAGCACATTGCAGGTGATGATGACGGCAGCGGGACCCAGGAACTGGAAGAGCAGGCAGAGGAAGGCCACAGAGACGAACCATGCGGTGTAGTTGTACTCGGGCAGCATGTAACAGCCTGGCTCGTCCCACTCTAGGAGGTCCACGTGGACGTTCTCCATCAGAGCCAGGAACAAGGAGAGCGCCCACAGGCCTCCGCAGAGCACCCAGCGGCGCCGGCCCACCGCGGGGAAGAAGGCCGGAAACGAGGGTCTGGTCAGGGACAGGTAGCGCTCCAGGGTCATGAAGGCCAGGAAGAAGGAGCTGCTGTAGAAGTTGACGACATAGATGAGGTTGGTGACCTTGCAGAGGAAGCGGCCCCACAGCCAAACCTTGTCCATGGTCACCTCCATCATGAAGAACGGCAGGAT
This region of Chaetodon auriga isolate fChaAug3 chromosome 10, fChaAug3.hap1, whole genome shotgun sequence genomic DNA includes:
- the ackr5 gene encoding G-protein coupled receptor 182, which produces MSTHGHNHSLDYLNGTPWFIYECTIELNTDYRRIALFLLYLFIFMVGLLENSLVVWVNWRRCHSASGVLFCIINVSLSDLMVIVILPFFMMEVTMDKVWLWGRFLCKVTNLIYVVNFYSSSFFLAFMTLERYLSLTRPSFPAFFPAVGRRRWVLCGGLWALSLFLALMENVHVDLLEWDEPGCYMLPEYNYTAWFVSVAFLCLLFQFLGPAAVIITCNVLIARAVKANPDVQSRRDVWLVHVYSLVFVVCWLPYHMVLFLMIIDDLEPFLFSCNMVEVLYFSFSVVQSLSLFHCVANPILYNFLSKSFRNNLINAVVDYLPRERTEDLVGAGIQPSAPNGGSRDPGKQRKLSNASTSQSDICS